In Vigna angularis cultivar LongXiaoDou No.4 chromosome 8, ASM1680809v1, whole genome shotgun sequence, the DNA window ACAACCTAGGTATCAATCCTAGAACTCGGCTAATTAAGATTAAAGTGTATCTCGTagttatttactaattatttagtTACTAACTACTAAACAGgtgaaaacattttaaatgaacgaaactaaaataaaagaattgaaactaATCTAAACTAACATCTAACATCTgcttaaaagaataaagaatttgaaatgtaATGAAATAGAGGAAAATAACACTATCCAAACAGCTACAAAATCTACTTACTACGACTTCCTAAAATCTAAACAGAACTCAAATGCTAAAACATAAGGAAAGAAACTTCCTAGCTCGAGTGTTTTGCAATTGAGAATGAGGGTAGGAGACCCCTAAGGCAGCTGCTGACCAAGACGCACCAAAACGCACGTCGTTCCACTTAATTTCATCCCAAATCACTTTCAGACCTCAAAACGGCAGCGTCCTAGTAGAGCCTAATATTCAGCCAGTGGCCCAAACTTCAATCTGCAGTAGCGACCCAGTTCTTAAATCAGCATCAGCTCCAAATGGCAGTAATGCACAGCAGCGACCCATTCTTCTTCGATCAACATCAGCCAGTGCTTGCTGCAGCAGCAGCGTTCCAGGGGTCTAGTGCGATTTCAGTGGCCCAATTTCTGAAATTAGCCCAATTATTAAGGGCCCATTCTGCACCAAAAAAAATCAATCCAAAAttatagaaagaaaaggaaaattaacaactaaaagaaaaggatttttatcaaaaagattttctaaaaaaatattaatatcctaattatttacaaacactaaaaattatatctaaaaacctatttttaactaaaattatgcaaaactaaagaatttaaagaaaaacctcAAACTAAtctaattctacaaaattaaagaCAATAATACACTATCCTATCCTAGACTCCTAAGCacagaaaaatatgtaaaattaggGAGTTATCACACACCACACTTAAACAACTGCCCTCCTGGGTAGGgacaaactaaaaagaaaacaaagactcaatCTAAAAAGAATAAGACTCAATATGAAAACTTAGAAACACAGGACTATCTCACAATTCATTCAATCCTGCAAATTCAATCATTTCTCAGCCAATTCATCAAACAGAACTGTGCAATCATATTTCTCAACTTCAAACATCAGTTTCAGCAATCCAAGCATTTGAATAACAACCAAATTCAACCAATTTAAGCAATGAACACATTAAGGAAAGCAGACGTCAGTTTCAGCAATCCAAGCAGTTGAATAACAACCAAATTCAACCAATTTAAGCAATGAACACATTAAGGAAAGCAGACGTCAGTTTCAGCCTCACAGGAAAGTGTTTGCACTCAAATTCTCTCAACTGTTTAGAGGTGTCCTGTTTCACTCAAGGATGACATGTTAGCTTCCATTCTTAACTTTGAAAAGACTCTAAGTGATAGTGCCCAGCTCATGGTTTCATCTAGATCAAAAGGTTTTTATTAGCTTGTAATGAAAATGGTATGAAAGGTTAGAAAACACAAAGCTAATGGGAGTAGAAACTGTGAAGAAGAATAAGGAACCTAGAACTCAGTGTGCACTGTTTGTTTAGCTTTGGccaatccaatttttttttctgttgcaCTCACTAAGTTCCAGCTCCACTCCCTACTTCTCACAAGTCTCTACAGGTTGGGTAATTGATGGGAAAAGGGCTTGTAGTGAATGGAAACAAAGAAAATAGGCTAAGGCTCAAAAGAAAGGTACAATGGTTAAACTGAAGTGGTTAAGCTAAATGGCCATGGAAAAAGAATGCCTAAATCATGTCTAAATTCTACCAACAGCAAGCTTATCACAGAGAATGTTAGGACTTAGAGAGTATAGGAAAGGAGAAAAGGGAAACAGAACACTTAACTGTTAATCAGTTAAGTGAGGGGGCGGGAAAAGGCCTATATATTAGGACCCTTTATTGTTTCAGTTAGCCAGTTGTGTAATTTGTATGTGTTGACCGGTCTTAGCACCAGGTggaggaggttaagctcctaaGATACAATGTATTCTTGATTCATTGTTGTGAATACCATTCATACTATTCCTTCTTTACAAGTTCTTGATTGTTGTGTttgagatagagagagagctTGTCGAATTCCTAACAGAGAATCAATGCAAAATCAgaattaaaattcaaacatgcatgaaatcacacaagaaagacaaaaatTGGGCCCAAAATCTCTCAAGGTTAAGAATTTGCTAAAACTGACTTTCTACCCTCTTTTATGCAAAAATTGCTTCATTGGACTGAACTTAGATGCAAAAATAATGCTAAGACTACTTCTATTTGAATCTAAAGCAGAAAACACAATTAACCGttctaattaaagaaaatgaaaccaaGAAATGCATTAAATCAACAAGaaatgaataaaagcatgaaatAGAACCTAACAGAACCTAGAAATATCTAAAAGCTATTTACAATCTAGACAACTAAGGCAAAACATTATGTAACTAATAAGAACCTAAACCAAAGCTCTACAAAGTAAAACAgcaaaaggaaaaggaagagaaaatcTAAACCAAAGCTAAGACACAAGTATGTTCAACCTAAACAAACTAAGACAGACAGAATGTAACTAAGAAAAACTAACCCAACTATAATAGATTCAACTAAGACCTCAACAGCTTCTAACAAAAACTTCTATgcaaaaagaaacaataaaagggaaaagaaaTAAGCAAGCAAGAGGCAATAAGAAACCTAAAGCAATGAACCTAAGGAGAAAAGACATTAAGCTAACAGATCCTAATTACAAGTCTATAAAGGAAATAgcaaaaagggaaaagaaagaaacctaCACAATCCTAATTGCCCTagtcctgatgttccgtgagtactcgtcctcacgtagagggggtaggtcatgtgtgggaacggcaggaggccctagtccttaggggtactttggatagggctaacctcgggtggcagctgatgtgattattccagttactacatcacccgggtgcaaggacgcctgtagctacgcagattcatacagtccggatgGTCCGTCTAGTGATAGATTTTGTATGATTATACATGTTAAACTATATGCTTGTGCGTTGTTggaatgtttaatttaaatgttgatgtatgaattaaattatataagtttacccttcgtttttccttgtgttgtcactcgtccttgtacgtccgtcctgtcattgcaatgatcatccgtgtggatgtgagcagaaggcgaggcaTTGCTAGAAGACgttattgaagaagaaaatctgGTAGAAGTGGAGGTCAAAGCCAAGTCCTAGATGTGTTCGTTTATTTTAGACATTAGCTGGATTAGTTTTTGTAACGTTCGGTTattgttttgtaaaaccgttcgtccctgACTCTTATTTCTGTAGTATTGTAGTAAATTCTGTACTTAATGCCTTTTGGTTTATGAACTCTAATTTTTAGTGTAAGACTACATTGTGtgactgttaattgtaattaattctaatttatgattattattatattttgggaTATTACACGTCATATGCGAATGTTTTATCCTTCGCTGGATTCATTAGCTTAGTTATACGATCGCGGGCTTAATAGTGACCCAAGTGATATTGACCAATAATATCATACAGTACATAATGTCCCcaaagtccgagttaaccgttggTCTTATGTATTtgggttaactataggactgtAAGGTGGTTGTTGTTATGAGGGCTTCGTGTTACGCACCGTTTTGGGTTTTGATTTTCCCGCCTCTGGGTAGTGGTAGAGTCTCGAAAGTGGGACCGTTGGATTCTTTCTGATCCTACGGAGAGAAACGATTGGCGGTTATATCAGTTTTCCCCTTATTAATGTGAAAGGATTTTTTGAGGAACCCTGGTTAGCGCAACCGTCATTTCTACCCCATTTCCTCGACAAACTTCTTCACTTCTCCTTCTTCAGCATTTCCTTTGACATTTGCACACAGGTAACTCATGGACTCTTTTTCCTATTCAGATTGTTCTCCCACATTTGTTAAGAAAAGGGGGAGCGACAACCAGGCTGAGGCACCAGAGGGTTCTCCGATTAGGGCTCAGTGTGAGGTTGTCTCCATACTTTATGGCGAGAATGCCTTTGTTTATGGTGGTGTTGTGGTGGAGGAGCCCGAAAATCTTCCCTCCTCTAGCGGGAGTAACTATGAATGGACTTCTCGAGATGTAAGTGAATTTCCTAGTGTTTTCGATAGAAGGGCTGTGCTGTTGAATTGGGCAAACGATAGTTGTATTCTTAGAAATCTCAGCTATGGCTCTTGTGTTAAATTAGTTGCCTGTGGGGAAAAGGAGAGAGTCTTCTATGGTAAAGAGAATTCTAGAGACGATTTTTTCTATGTTTACTCATATCTGTTTTACGATATATACCTTAGGTTTCCTCTAAACGTTTTTCAAATGGATGTTCTGAAAACCCTTAACGTCACCCCCACACAGTTACATCCAAATAGCTGGGGTATATACAGGCGTTCGCGGTTATGTGCCAAGTCTTGGCCATTAACCCCACGGTTGCcctgtttctttatttttttaggacCCGCCCGATTGGAAAAAGGGGTTGGGTTTCTCTAATTTCCGAGTCTGGGAACGCAATTTTGGAATTATACGCCCAATCCTTTAGAGGTTTCAAAAACCAATTTTTTAGGGTGTCCATCACTGAATCAGGTCGCTCGTTCTTTTTCAACGAGGATAATAGTCCCAAGTTTCCTTTGTATTGGACCCAGAACCCTAGGAAGCTTACCTCTTGGTCGAAAGAAGATATGACTCATATCGAATTGGAAGCTCTGAGTGTTATGGCTGCGTTGTCTCGCCCCTTTTCTTCCAGAAAGATTATCAACTGTCTCGAGTATGACGATATGAACTCGAGGGTATTTGGTATGTTCTTTTACTGAGcactttgaattttatttttgcagCATTGACTTGGTATTTGTTGTGTTCTGTTGCGTATAGCTACTATGGGTAAAAGAGCTCCCCTTGACTGGTTTGCCGCTGCTGACGCCAAGAAGAATAAAGGGGGAACCTCGGCCTTGACGACTATCAAGAATCCTATCGATGTCAATGATGAACCGCCACCTTCTCCCGAACGGCCGCTTTCAAGGAAACGAAAGGCTGTCACCGGTGGAGATCCGAAAGCTTCCGATAAGGGGAAGAGTATTGGAGGGGTGGTCGACCCGCATGCCGATCGCGACATTCCGAATGGCATGTGGGATGCGGCCTTTAACCTTGGCCATAAGATCGAGTTCAACTTTGATTTGGCTGAGCAGAAAGTCATGGAAAAGACTTCTGAGCAAAAAATGGCGGATAACTGCTTAGAATTTGCCTGCCGGGCGGCAGCTGCTGCCTGGAACTTAGCGTATGCCTCCAACCGAGGTAACTTGGTCACCGAGCTGGAGCGTTTAAAAACTGAACACGCTAAGTGTGAGCAAAGGCAGAAGGAATCCGAGGAGATGATAGTAAAAGGCCGGGAGATAATGGAGAATCTGCAGAAGGATGGTGTTGAGATGAAAAAGGTCAAAGACCGGCTTGCAGCTGATCTGGAATGTTCAAAGAAAGAGAATGAGGAGCTGAAGACAAGGTTGATAGCTTTGACTTGCGAGAGGGACGCCTTGCGCCAGACCATTACTGAAAACCAGGAGTTGCAGGATGAGATGACTGATGCTATCATCCTGGAACATACTAGGGGCTTTAAGAAGGCGCTAAGGCAGGTGTCCTATATTTTGAATGTCTGTACTGAAGGAGTCAACTTCGACATTCGGAAGGACGTTTACCAAGGAGAGTTGGTTCCGATAGACGTCATTCCTGCCGGGTCATTTCCAGATGATGAGCCTGCAGGGACGCCCACCGAGGCAATGGCAACAGAGGAAGCTGCTCGAATCGAGACACCCGAGGGGAATTCAGGGGTTCCTGCTGTGGAGGATGCCCCCGTCGTAGACCTTGTATAGAATAGATTTAACTTAGACATTCTGACATTTTGTACTTACTGTTCTTAGGGTTGTTTGCTGCGTGTATGTCGTCATTTGGTACTTGTCGAAACTTTATGTTCTTATACTTGAATGTTTATAGGATCGCTATACTTGAATGTTTATAGGAACGCGCGTTATTTGTAATCATATGATGAGTGCCTTTGTTGACGTTTATATCGCCTCGTTACATGCGTGGACCCTAGGGATTTCATCCCTTAGGTAGCTCCGTCAATGATTGGAGCAACAAGGAAGCTtctattttatactttataaacatattattcattttaaaacgGCCTTCCTGTTACATGAATAACTGGTTGACTTGCAGCAGCAGCATCTAAGGGTAGAGCTAGCTGCATTCTTTGGGGCTGTCTATAAGATATTGTAAACCTAGGGCCATATTATTGTATTGCACAAATTTGCTTCGTCACTTCATGCATCATCATAAGTAAAAATGCATCTGTTCCTAAGAAGTACTTTTTTACTACATAAATCAACTATGACATGCTTAAGATATATACTGTCTATCTAAAAATTCTCAATTGTCTAGCTAACTGTTTTAAGATTAGCCAAAAAGGCAACCACCATTTTAATTTATCAGTATCTCTATTGCATGTAAAAGCCTTTTAAGGTCTTCTTGCTAATGCTAATCCTCTCCAAGTTTCAACATTCTCAATTGGGTCTTATGCCCAACCTCGTgaccaaaaacaaaaagaatggaTGAATAGATTATTCTGTCTCTGCAATATTATGATTTGAGTATGAAATATGAGCTTAATGCAAAGACAGAAACATATAGTTTAAACTTATTGAATTTGTTTGACAATGCAATAAACAACTCCATTGTTTGATTCACTTTCAATTGTCATCCAAAAAAAGTATAGAAGCAAGAAAATTTAGTCTGAGGTGAGCTGCAATTGCTATTCGTTTGCCAACTCTACCTCAAACATTAAAGAACAACAGGGACGGAAAAACTAAATGTTGAACACTCCCCGTAAACCAA includes these proteins:
- the LOC128193633 gene encoding uncharacterized protein LOC128193633 isoform X2, which gives rise to MGKRAPLDWFAAADAKKNKGGTSALTTIKNPIDVNDEPPPSPERPLSRKRKAVTGGDPKASDKGKSIGGVVDPHADRDIPNGMWDAAFNLGHKIEFNFDLAEQKVMEKTSEQKMADNCLEFACRAAAAAWNLAYASNRGNLVTELERLKTEHAKCEQRQKESEEMIVKGREIMENLQKDGVEMKKVKDRLAADLECSKKENEELKTRLIALTCERDALRQTITENQELQDEMTDAIILEHTRGFKKALRQVSYILNVCTEGVNFDIRKDVYQGELVPIDVIPAGSFPDDEPAGTPTEAMATEEAARIETPEGNSGVPAVEDAPVVDLV
- the LOC128193633 gene encoding uncharacterized protein LOC128193633 isoform X1, encoding MCQVLAINPTVALFLYFFRTRPIGKRGWVSLISESGNAILELYAQSFRGFKNQFFRVSITESGRSFFFNEDNSPKFPLYWTQNPRKLTSWSKEDMTHIELEALSVMAALSRPFSSRKIINCLEYDDMNSRVFATMGKRAPLDWFAAADAKKNKGGTSALTTIKNPIDVNDEPPPSPERPLSRKRKAVTGGDPKASDKGKSIGGVVDPHADRDIPNGMWDAAFNLGHKIEFNFDLAEQKVMEKTSEQKMADNCLEFACRAAAAAWNLAYASNRGNLVTELERLKTEHAKCEQRQKESEEMIVKGREIMENLQKDGVEMKKVKDRLAADLECSKKENEELKTRLIALTCERDALRQTITENQELQDEMTDAIILEHTRGFKKALRQVSYILNVCTEGVNFDIRKDVYQGELVPIDVIPAGSFPDDEPAGTPTEAMATEEAARIETPEGNSGVPAVEDAPVVDLV